A region of Cellulophaga sp. RHA19 DNA encodes the following proteins:
- a CDS encoding FAD:protein FMN transferase translates to MLTVAQEKHITAHRTVKLMGNRFDFTIVAKETATANAYIDECIAEVKRVEKIISSWDANSQTTQVNKNAGIAPVKVAPELFGLVERAMQISKVTDGAFDITYAALDNVWKFNINTEYLPTDSQVANSIANVGYQNIILDKEKQTIFLSKKGMKIGFGAIGKGFAADKVKELMIGKGVVGGIINASGDLTTWGTQVSGKKWLVGISNPLDADKIFSWLPIVESSVATSGNYEKYIIFKGEKYSHIIDPRTGWPSKGVKSVSIFAKKAELCDALATSIFVMGVETGLSVIEQLKGVEVIIVDQNNQIHKSKGIAFQNNY, encoded by the coding sequence ATGCTTACAGTTGCACAAGAAAAGCATATTACTGCCCACAGAACTGTAAAATTAATGGGCAATAGATTTGATTTTACCATAGTAGCAAAAGAAACAGCTACAGCAAATGCATATATAGATGAATGTATTGCAGAGGTAAAAAGAGTAGAAAAAATTATTTCCTCTTGGGATGCAAATTCCCAAACTACACAAGTAAATAAAAATGCAGGTATTGCTCCTGTTAAAGTGGCACCAGAGCTTTTTGGTTTGGTAGAGCGTGCTATGCAAATATCTAAGGTTACAGATGGCGCTTTTGATATTACATATGCGGCTTTAGACAATGTTTGGAAATTTAATATAAATACGGAGTATTTGCCTACAGACTCTCAGGTTGCAAACTCAATTGCAAATGTAGGTTACCAAAATATTATTTTAGATAAAGAAAAGCAAACCATTTTTTTATCAAAAAAAGGAATGAAAATAGGCTTTGGAGCTATAGGTAAAGGCTTTGCAGCAGATAAAGTAAAAGAGCTAATGATTGGCAAAGGTGTTGTTGGTGGTATAATTAACGCATCTGGAGATTTAACAACTTGGGGAACGCAAGTTAGTGGTAAAAAATGGTTGGTAGGTATTAGTAATCCGTTAGATGCAGATAAAATATTTTCTTGGTTACCAATTGTAGAGTCATCCGTGGCAACATCTGGTAATTATGAAAAATATATCATTTTTAAAGGAGAAAAGTACTCGCATATTATAGATCCTAGAACCGGTTGGCCTTCTAAGGGCGTAAAAAGTGTTTCTATTTTTGCTAAAAAAGCAGAACTGTGTGACGCACTTGCAACATCAATATTTGTAATGGGAGTAGAAACTGGCTTATCTGTAATAGAGCAACTAAAAGGTGTAGAAGTCATAATTGTAGACCAGAACAACCAAATACATAAAAGTAAAGGCATTGCTTTTCAGAATAATTATTAA
- a CDS encoding DUF4266 domain-containing protein, producing the protein MKKLFILFCLALSATSCVTVKGYDKVYLNDEEMTLAAKNIERYETNFQVYRESASGANGGKTGGGCGCN; encoded by the coding sequence ATGAAAAAATTATTCATTCTTTTTTGTTTAGCACTTTCTGCAACATCTTGCGTTACCGTAAAAGGGTATGATAAGGTATATCTTAATGATGAAGAAATGACCTTGGCGGCAAAAAACATAGAACGTTACGAAACTAATTTTCAGGTTTACAGGGAGTCTGCTTCAGGGGCTAATGGCGGTAAAACCGGTGGTGGCTGTGGCTGTAACTAA
- a CDS encoding DUF3570 domain-containing protein, whose translation MQKVFILMAMLFSVVFYAQETEEATYTKRVLEETEVDLLFSYYDQDGDNAAVSGGEGTQELTDVTSTIVVKMPLNNDDVLTVDVGISAYTSASSSNVNPFDVDVTKKASPFSASSGASKSDKLVHIKAGYEHSSKDRNQIVGANFYAAKEYDYSSLGLGVSYAYLFNEKNTELSFSGQVYLDTWKPQYPTELRTGFFDNRITGTGTYNPNFTAFTDKNRNTYSVSLGLSQILGKKVQGSLFADVIVQSGLLSTPFQRVYFGDVNNFFIDDFQLADDVEILPDNRVKIPIGGRLNYYVNDALIVRTYYRFYTDDWGVSSNTASIELPIKLNNAFTLYPTYRFYNQTAADYFYEKEAAVSTLDYYTSDYDLSKFVSHQYGAGLRYKDIFAKQKVFGFGLKAVDVRGTMYNRDNGLDSFIVSLGATFVNMK comes from the coding sequence ATGCAAAAGGTTTTTATACTAATGGCTATGTTGTTTTCTGTTGTTTTTTATGCGCAAGAAACAGAAGAAGCTACTTATACTAAGCGCGTTTTAGAAGAGACAGAAGTAGATTTACTTTTTAGTTATTATGACCAAGACGGTGATAATGCAGCTGTAAGTGGTGGCGAAGGTACACAAGAATTAACAGACGTAACATCTACAATTGTTGTAAAAATGCCTCTAAATAATGATGACGTACTTACTGTAGATGTTGGTATATCTGCGTATACGTCTGCTTCCTCTAGTAACGTAAACCCTTTTGATGTCGATGTAACAAAAAAAGCAAGTCCTTTTAGCGCATCATCTGGTGCATCTAAAAGTGATAAATTGGTACACATTAAAGCAGGTTATGAGCATAGTTCTAAAGACCGAAACCAAATTGTAGGCGCAAACTTTTACGCTGCCAAGGAGTATGATTATAGTTCTTTAGGTTTAGGAGTTAGTTATGCATATTTATTCAACGAGAAAAATACAGAATTATCATTCTCTGGACAAGTATATTTAGATACTTGGAAACCTCAATATCCGACGGAATTAAGAACTGGTTTTTTTGATAATAGAATAACAGGCACAGGTACATACAACCCTAATTTTACAGCATTTACAGATAAAAACAGAAATACCTATTCTGTTTCTTTAGGTTTATCTCAAATACTAGGTAAAAAAGTGCAAGGCTCTTTATTTGCAGATGTTATTGTACAAAGCGGATTATTAAGTACACCTTTTCAAAGGGTGTATTTTGGAGATGTAAATAATTTTTTTATAGATGATTTTCAATTAGCTGATGATGTAGAAATTTTACCAGACAATAGAGTTAAAATTCCAATAGGAGGTCGTTTAAATTATTATGTAAATGATGCATTAATAGTACGTACTTACTATCGTTTTTATACAGATGATTGGGGAGTAAGCTCTAATACAGCAAGTATAGAGTTGCCTATAAAGTTAAATAATGCCTTTACATTATATCCTACATATAGATTTTACAACCAAACGGCCGCAGATTATTTTTATGAAAAAGAAGCAGCTGTATCTACTTTAGATTATTATACATCAGATTATGACTTAAGTAAGTTTGTATCTCATCAATACGGTGCCGGATTGCGTTACAAAGATATTTTTGCAAAACAGAAGGTTTTTGGTTTTGGTTTAAAAGCTGTAGATGTAAGAGGTACAATGTATAATAGAGACAACGGACTAGACTCTTTTATAGTTAGTTTGGGTGCTACTTTTGTAAATATGAAGTAG
- the prfA gene encoding peptide chain release factor 1 translates to MIDKLNIVKQRFDEVSDLIIQPDIISDQKRYVELNREYKDLKKLCDKRDIYLEYTNNIEEANEIIADGSDAEMVEMAKMQLEEAKAGLPPLEEEIKLLLIPKDPEDSKNVVVEVRAGTGGDEASIFAGDLFRMYTKYCESKGWKTNVIDLSDGTSGGYKEIQFEVTGDEVYGTLKFEAGVHRVQRVPQTETQGRVHTSAATVMVLPEAEDFDVQIDPKDVRIDFFCSSGPGGQSVNTTYSAVRLTHVPTGLVAQCQDQKSQHKNKEKAFRVLRSRLYDLELAKKQEEDAAKRNSQVSSGDRSAKIRTYNYPQGRVTDHRIGLTLYDLQNIINGDIQKIIDELRLVENTEKLKEASEIF, encoded by the coding sequence ATGATTGACAAATTAAATATAGTAAAACAACGTTTTGATGAGGTTTCGGATTTAATTATCCAACCAGATATTATATCAGATCAAAAACGCTATGTAGAGCTCAACAGAGAATACAAAGATCTTAAGAAGTTATGTGACAAAAGAGATATTTATCTTGAGTACACAAACAATATAGAAGAAGCTAACGAAATTATAGCAGACGGAAGTGATGCTGAAATGGTAGAAATGGCTAAAATGCAGCTTGAAGAAGCTAAAGCAGGTTTACCTCCGTTAGAAGAAGAAATTAAACTATTGCTTATACCAAAAGACCCAGAAGATTCTAAAAATGTTGTGGTAGAGGTAAGAGCAGGTACTGGTGGAGATGAAGCTAGTATTTTTGCAGGAGATTTGTTTAGAATGTACACTAAGTATTGTGAGTCTAAAGGTTGGAAAACCAATGTTATAGATTTAAGTGATGGTACCAGTGGTGGTTATAAAGAAATTCAGTTTGAAGTTACAGGTGATGAGGTTTACGGTACATTAAAGTTTGAAGCTGGTGTACACCGTGTACAACGTGTGCCACAAACAGAAACTCAAGGTAGAGTGCATACAAGTGCAGCAACAGTAATGGTACTACCAGAAGCTGAAGATTTTGATGTGCAAATAGATCCTAAAGATGTACGTATAGATTTCTTTTGTTCTTCTGGACCAGGTGGGCAGTCTGTAAACACAACTTATTCTGCAGTACGTTTAACTCACGTGCCAACAGGTTTAGTTGCGCAGTGTCAAGATCAAAAATCACAACACAAAAACAAAGAAAAAGCATTTAGAGTATTACGTTCTAGATTGTATGATTTAGAATTGGCTAAAAAGCAAGAAGAGGATGCGGCTAAACGTAACTCACAAGTTAGTAGTGGAGACCGTTCTGCAAAAATTAGAACTTACAACTACCCACAAGGTAGAGTTACAGACCACAGAATTGGTTTAACTCTTTACGATTTGCAGAATATTATAAATGGTGATATTCAAAAAATTATAGATGAATTAAGACTGGTAGAAAATACAGAGAAATTAAAAGAAGCATCTGAAATTTTCTAA
- the pyrF gene encoding orotidine-5'-phosphate decarboxylase: MTTEQLVAQIHKKKSFLCIGLDVDLTKIPQHLLKEEDPIFAFNKEIIDATHHLCVAYKPNTAFYEAYGIKGWMALEKTIKYLNTNYPEIFTIADAKRGDIGNTSTMYAKAFFEDLGFDSVTIAPYMGKDSVEPFLAFTDKHTILLALTSNAGAFDYQTKLVDGKELYKQVLETSKTYKGAKNLMYVVGATKAEYLSEIRQIIPDSFLLVPGVGAQGGNLADVCTYGMSSNVGLLINSSRGIIYAGADLNFADSAAKKALELQQQMKVELEKLN; this comes from the coding sequence ATGACAACAGAACAGTTAGTAGCACAAATACATAAAAAAAAATCTTTTTTGTGCATAGGTTTAGATGTAGACTTAACTAAAATTCCGCAGCATTTATTAAAAGAAGAAGATCCTATTTTTGCTTTTAACAAAGAAATTATAGATGCTACGCACCATTTATGTGTTGCCTACAAACCAAATACAGCTTTTTATGAAGCATATGGTATAAAAGGTTGGATGGCTTTAGAAAAAACAATAAAATACCTTAATACCAACTACCCAGAAATTTTTACTATAGCAGATGCTAAACGCGGAGACATAGGAAATACCTCTACAATGTATGCTAAAGCTTTTTTTGAGGACTTAGGGTTTGACTCGGTAACTATTGCGCCTTATATGGGAAAAGACTCTGTAGAGCCTTTTTTAGCCTTTACAGACAAGCATACAATATTATTAGCTTTAACATCTAACGCAGGTGCTTTTGACTACCAAACAAAGCTTGTAGATGGTAAAGAGTTATATAAACAAGTATTAGAGACCTCTAAAACATATAAAGGGGCTAAAAACTTAATGTATGTTGTTGGGGCAACTAAAGCAGAATATTTATCTGAAATTAGACAAATAATACCTGACAGTTTTTTGTTAGTACCAGGAGTAGGGGCACAAGGAGGTAACCTTGCTGATGTTTGTACTTATGGGATGAGTTCTAATGTAGGTTTATTAATAAACTCATCTAGAGGTATAATTTATGCTGGCGCCGATTTAAATTTTGCCGATAGCGCTGCAAAAAAAGCTCTAGAGTTACAACAGCAAATGAAAGTAGAGTTAGAAAAATTAAACTAA
- a CDS encoding alpha/beta fold hydrolase yields the protein MLNYTTYRHKTSEKWVTFIHGAGGSSSIWFKQVRAFRSEFNILLIDLRGHGGSKHSFKDVYDKKYTFNFLTEDIVQVLEFEKVEKSHFIGISLGTILIRNLAENYPEKVESMVLGGAILKLNFRSQVLMRLGTIFKSVVPYLWLYKFFAFVIMPNKNHKESRSLFVREAKKLYQKEFIRWFKLTADINPLLRFFRTKDIKIPALYIMGQEDYMFLPSIRKVVQQHKSSELVVIEDCGHVVNVEQPDVFNEKVIKYIASF from the coding sequence TTGCTTAATTATACAACTTATAGACACAAAACTTCTGAGAAATGGGTTACGTTTATTCACGGAGCAGGAGGTAGTTCTTCTATCTGGTTTAAACAAGTAAGAGCATTTAGGAGTGAGTTTAATATACTACTTATAGACCTTAGAGGTCACGGTGGTTCTAAACACAGTTTTAAAGATGTGTATGATAAAAAGTACACCTTTAATTTTTTAACTGAAGATATTGTACAGGTACTAGAGTTTGAAAAAGTTGAAAAATCGCACTTCATAGGTATATCATTAGGTACAATTTTAATTAGAAACTTAGCAGAAAACTATCCAGAAAAGGTAGAGAGTATGGTATTGGGAGGTGCAATACTAAAATTAAACTTTAGATCGCAAGTATTAATGCGTTTAGGAACCATTTTTAAATCTGTTGTTCCTTATTTATGGTTGTACAAGTTTTTTGCGTTTGTAATAATGCCTAATAAGAACCATAAAGAGTCTAGATCTCTTTTTGTACGTGAAGCTAAGAAATTATACCAAAAAGAATTTATACGTTGGTTTAAGCTTACGGCAGACATAAATCCGTTGTTGCGTTTTTTTAGAACAAAAGATATAAAAATACCTGCGTTATACATTATGGGGCAAGAAGATTATATGTTTTTACCATCAATAAGAAAAGTAGTACAGCAGCATAAGTCATCGGAACTGGTAGTAATTGAAGACTGTGGACACGTAGTAAATGTAGAGCAACCAGACGTTTTTAATGAAAAAGTTATAAAATATATAGCATCATTTTAA
- a CDS encoding DUF4197 domain-containing protein, which translates to MKKLLLLFAIFSLVSCAELQQVVNQLPQSGAVLSNQEIANGLTAALNQGVQKQVSKLTLKDGYYKNELVKILLPEELQKVDNTLRKIGLGNLADEGLKAINRAAEDAVGEATPIFVNAITNMSFTDAKNILVGSDNAATQYLTTNTETALYNKFNPVIKSSFSKVGADKIWTQLITKYNNIPLVQPVNPDLTDYVTQQALEGVFTMIAVEEKEIRNKVSSRSTDLLKKVFALQD; encoded by the coding sequence ATGAAAAAATTACTATTACTTTTTGCTATTTTTAGCTTAGTTAGTTGTGCAGAGTTACAACAAGTAGTTAATCAATTACCACAAAGCGGAGCTGTATTAAGCAACCAAGAAATTGCAAATGGCTTAACCGCAGCACTTAACCAAGGTGTACAAAAACAAGTTAGCAAGCTTACTCTTAAAGATGGCTACTATAAAAATGAACTTGTAAAAATATTACTACCAGAAGAATTACAAAAAGTAGATAACACTTTACGTAAAATTGGGTTAGGTAATTTAGCAGACGAAGGTTTAAAAGCTATTAACAGAGCTGCAGAAGATGCTGTTGGTGAGGCTACTCCTATTTTTGTAAACGCGATAACAAATATGAGCTTTACAGATGCTAAAAATATATTAGTTGGTTCTGATAATGCTGCTACACAATATTTAACTACAAATACAGAAACGGCATTATACAATAAATTTAATCCTGTAATTAAAAGCTCTTTTTCTAAAGTTGGTGCAGATAAAATCTGGACACAATTAATTACTAAATACAACAACATACCATTGGTACAACCTGTAAATCCAGATTTAACAGACTATGTTACACAACAAGCTTTAGAAGGTGTATTTACAATGATTGCTGTTGAAGAAAAAGAAATAAGAAACAAAGTGTCTTCTAGGTCTACAGATCTTCTTAAAAAAGTATTTGCCCTACAAGATTAA
- a CDS encoding short chain dehydrogenase, with product MKILIIGGNGTIGKKVTTHFKNEAEVLVAGRTSGDITVDIANSNSIKEMFAKIGKLDAIISIAGEAKWDTFNNLTEEDYHIGLNSKLMGQVNLVRIGKSYLNKNGSITLTTGILADDPIAKTTSAAMVNGAIHSFVMAVALEIENGIRVNAVSANVVEDAYEKYKDFFPGNMPISMNKLVGAYVRSVKGKRNGEIIRLYN from the coding sequence ATGAAAATTCTAATTATTGGTGGTAACGGAACAATTGGTAAAAAAGTAACAACACACTTTAAAAATGAAGCAGAGGTACTTGTTGCAGGTAGAACAAGTGGTGATATAACTGTTGATATTGCCAATAGCAACTCTATAAAAGAAATGTTTGCTAAAATAGGAAAACTAGATGCTATAATATCTATTGCAGGTGAAGCCAAATGGGATACATTTAATAACTTAACCGAAGAGGATTACCATATTGGACTTAATAGCAAACTAATGGGACAAGTAAACCTTGTACGTATAGGTAAAAGCTATTTAAATAAAAATGGCTCTATTACCTTAACCACAGGTATTTTAGCAGATGATCCTATAGCTAAAACAACCAGTGCAGCTATGGTTAACGGAGCTATACATAGCTTTGTTATGGCTGTAGCATTAGAAATAGAGAACGGAATAAGAGTTAATGCCGTGTCTGCTAATGTTGTAGAAGATGCTTATGAAAAGTACAAAGATTTTTTTCCTGGTAATATGCCAATATCTATGAACAAGTTAGTTGGTGCTTATGTTAGGAGCGTAAAAGGAAAACGTAATGGTGAAATTATAAGACTTTATAATTAA
- a CDS encoding CBU_0592 family membrane protein — protein MKLTIDILGWSGSVLIILAYALTLIENVKYLDYGKYLNLIGGLFIALNCYYYNAIPPFVTNLLWSIIATLTIYKKRKSNTHRQKRNV, from the coding sequence ATGAAATTAACAATAGATATATTAGGTTGGTCAGGATCTGTATTAATTATTTTAGCTTATGCACTTACCCTTATAGAGAATGTAAAGTATTTAGACTACGGTAAGTATCTTAATTTAATAGGCGGACTTTTTATTGCTCTAAACTGTTACTATTACAATGCAATTCCGCCATTTGTAACTAATTTATTATGGAGCATAATAGCTACATTAACAATTTACAAAAAACGAAAAAGCAATACGCACAGACAAAAAAGAAATGTGTAA
- a CDS encoding ArsR/SmtB family transcription factor, which yields MNVKLATEIGKCLSNQTRVQIMEWLKKPEANFPPHETLKHFNDGVCVTYIQEKSGLSQSTISTYLTNMEKCGLLILTKHGKWAYFKRNEKTVKEYTNFIS from the coding sequence ATGAATGTAAAATTAGCCACAGAAATAGGTAAATGCTTATCTAACCAAACCAGAGTTCAAATTATGGAGTGGTTAAAAAAACCTGAAGCTAATTTTCCACCTCACGAAACCTTAAAACATTTTAATGACGGGGTTTGTGTAACTTATATTCAAGAAAAATCTGGATTATCTCAATCTACAATATCTACCTATTTAACAAATATGGAAAAATGTGGGTTGTTAATACTTACCAAGCACGGTAAATGGGCTTATTTTAAGCGTAATGAAAAAACTGTTAAAGAGTATACTAACTTTATTAGTTAG
- a CDS encoding FUSC family protein produces the protein MQKKITSYLKTIELFLKGSSFYRGIVLTISVVIPLVFFYAIGQMEYAPSIVLGAFLNAPSDVPGSLKRKINGILIGIVLTMLVTTIILFTKPIFVVLLISIAILSFIIALISAYGFRASLVSFSGLLAIVLGLAVKKPEASEIWQHVGLLGIGGLWYLFVSLISGWISPKKDVDQLLSDTSALTGKYLKIRAKLLTKPAKRDKFSTKALVIQTQISEKHETLRELLLKDRKRSGRSLSNEKRLLIFISLVDIFELALANNLDYSKIDSLFELQKHHIKSFKKMNKVMGNHLITLSELLLKKDKLPEIAILNKTFKECNKSINAFVAEVKLPKARDGAITLRNLYDYQKQLLAEIKAIRRVLSNSENADKVLPKTQESKKFLTLQEYKFNILLQHFSFKSPMLRHALRLSLAIVFGFLIGSILDLKNAYWIVLTIIVIMRPNYGLTKERSKNRIIGTIIGAVIATIIILITQNTVVYMVLAVISLTFAFSLIQQSYKAGAAFITLNIVFVYALLDPNAFSVIQYRVIDTVIGAGIALLANYVVFPSWEYKNLDTVILKVILSNRDYLEATKKLYQNKETNTLEYKVYRKEAFLAMSNLNAAFQRLTQDPKSKQKESVLIYDIVTLNHTMLSAIASIGSYILNHKTTPASKEFDIIVSSINTSLKNSALTLEKVNFTAVEEELQVDKAQQKLIKDFDALALARDKDIEAGKTEIDKDTLLNLQESHLISNQLVWLKTLSENLRKVTIKYTDVFK, from the coding sequence ATGCAAAAAAAGATTACCTCTTATTTAAAAACCATTGAACTCTTTTTAAAAGGGTCTAGCTTTTATAGAGGCATTGTACTAACTATATCTGTTGTTATTCCTTTAGTATTTTTTTACGCAATTGGACAAATGGAATACGCGCCATCAATTGTTTTAGGTGCTTTTTTAAATGCGCCAAGTGATGTTCCTGGTAGTTTAAAACGTAAAATAAACGGCATTTTAATTGGCATAGTACTAACAATGTTAGTTACTACTATTATACTTTTTACAAAACCTATTTTTGTAGTACTGCTTATTTCTATTGCAATATTAAGTTTTATAATTGCTTTAATTTCTGCTTACGGTTTTAGAGCTTCTTTGGTCTCTTTTTCTGGTTTACTTGCTATTGTTTTAGGATTGGCTGTTAAAAAACCAGAAGCTAGTGAAATTTGGCAACACGTTGGTTTACTTGGCATTGGTGGATTATGGTATTTATTTGTATCCTTAATTTCTGGGTGGATTTCTCCTAAAAAAGATGTAGATCAGTTATTATCAGACACTTCTGCGCTTACCGGTAAGTATTTAAAAATAAGAGCCAAACTTTTAACTAAGCCTGCAAAAAGAGATAAATTCTCTACAAAAGCACTTGTTATACAAACACAGATAAGTGAAAAACACGAAACGCTAAGAGAGCTTTTATTAAAAGATCGTAAGCGTTCTGGCAGGTCTTTATCAAACGAAAAAAGATTACTAATTTTTATTTCGCTGGTAGACATTTTTGAACTTGCTCTTGCTAATAATCTAGATTATTCTAAAATAGATTCTCTTTTTGAGCTTCAAAAACATCATATTAAGTCGTTTAAAAAAATGAATAAAGTAATGGGAAATCATCTTATTACATTATCAGAACTACTACTTAAAAAAGATAAGTTACCAGAGATAGCCATATTAAATAAAACTTTTAAGGAGTGTAACAAGTCTATAAATGCTTTTGTGGCAGAGGTAAAATTGCCAAAAGCTAGAGACGGTGCTATTACATTACGTAATTTATACGATTACCAAAAACAACTTTTAGCAGAAATTAAAGCTATTAGACGTGTATTAAGCAACTCAGAAAATGCTGATAAGGTTTTACCAAAAACACAAGAATCTAAAAAGTTTTTAACGCTGCAAGAGTACAAATTTAATATTCTTTTACAGCATTTTAGTTTTAAATCTCCAATGTTAAGGCACGCTCTGCGCTTGTCTTTAGCTATTGTTTTTGGTTTTTTAATTGGTAGTATTTTAGATCTAAAAAATGCCTATTGGATAGTGCTTACCATAATTGTAATTATGAGACCCAATTATGGGTTAACCAAAGAGCGCTCTAAAAACCGAATTATAGGAACTATAATTGGAGCTGTAATTGCAACAATTATAATACTTATTACACAGAATACTGTAGTTTATATGGTATTGGCAGTTATTTCACTAACCTTTGCCTTTTCATTAATACAGCAGAGTTACAAAGCTGGGGCAGCTTTTATTACTTTAAACATTGTTTTTGTATATGCATTATTAGACCCCAACGCTTTTTCTGTAATTCAGTACCGCGTAATAGATACTGTTATTGGGGCTGGCATTGCTTTACTTGCAAATTATGTTGTTTTTCCTAGTTGGGAGTATAAAAACTTAGATACTGTAATTTTAAAAGTAATATTGTCTAATAGAGATTATTTAGAGGCAACAAAAAAGTTATATCAAAATAAAGAAACCAACACTTTAGAATATAAAGTTTATAGAAAAGAAGCTTTTTTGGCTATGAGTAATTTAAATGCTGCTTTCCAAAGGTTAACACAAGATCCAAAATCTAAACAAAAAGAATCTGTTTTAATTTATGACATTGTTACGCTTAACCATACAATGTTATCTGCTATTGCGTCTATAGGAAGTTATATTTTAAACCACAAGACTACTCCTGCTTCTAAGGAGTTTGATATTATTGTTTCTAGTATAAATACTTCATTAAAAAATTCGGCTTTAACATTAGAAAAAGTAAACTTTACTGCAGTTGAAGAAGAGTTACAAGTAGACAAAGCACAACAAAAACTTATTAAAGATTTTGATGCCTTAGCCTTAGCTAGAGATAAAGATATTGAAGCCGGAAAAACAGAAATAGATAAAGACACTTTGCTAAATCTACAAGAGTCCCACTTAATATCTAACCAATTGGTTTGGTTAAAAACACTGTCTGAAAATCTAAGAAAGGTTACCATAAAATATACAGACGTTTTTAAATAG